A window of Pyrobaculum aerophilum str. IM2 contains these coding sequences:
- a CDS encoding class I adenylate-forming enzyme family protein, with protein sequence MKFWSVTLSGKLAICEGESCLTYRELFEKATKWALNSRVVFAARNSLWSYAALMGLLHGGGEVALVDPLTVSEDLKMIIEDFSPDLIVGDEEFLQQNAEVLKNYKTLSVNSPPNGGGWTYDTTFVMYYAGIAGRTMQVLNKTSSLWINAHSLALAMGLEKADVVYVTAPITHVLGLVTSMAALAAGGMVRLMKKLSPNVVEELSKATVIVGAPAFYAEVLKIGVGKLGAKFAVSGGAYLAPDLRARFEEVTGVRILQVYGLTEGLVLTFEPPSAYGKGSVGAPLPLVEIRLLEDGELAVKAPWVMRGYKDPEETKRAFIDGWLRTGDILEEREGLLYFKGVKKRMIKYKGYPIFPRDLEEILKRHPAVLEAKVVGELHPEYGEVPVAYIKVKGEVSEENLLNFINSQVAFYKRLKKIYIERI encoded by the coding sequence ATGAAGTTTTGGTCAGTAACGCTTTCCGGAAAATTAGCAATATGTGAAGGGGAAAGCTGTTTAACCTATAGGGAGTTGTTCGAAAAGGCCACTAAGTGGGCTTTGAACAGCAGAGTTGTTTTCGCCGCTAGGAATTCACTGTGGTCTTACGCCGCGCTTATGGGGCTATTACACGGCGGCGGGGAGGTTGCCTTGGTGGATCCCCTAACCGTCTCCGAAGACTTGAAAATGATAATAGAGGACTTTTCGCCGGATTTAATTGTTGGAGATGAGGAATTTCTACAACAGAACGCAGAGGTTTTAAAAAATTATAAAACGCTTTCTGTAAACAGCCCGCCAAATGGTGGCGGTTGGACATACGACACGACGTTTGTAATGTATTACGCAGGGATCGCGGGAAGAACCATGCAGGTTTTAAACAAAACCTCGTCTCTTTGGATCAACGCCCATTCATTGGCTCTTGCCATGGGGCTTGAGAAAGCCGACGTGGTGTACGTCACGGCGCCCATTACCCACGTGCTGGGGCTGGTCACGTCTATGGCCGCCCTGGCGGCGGGAGGCATGGTGCGTTTAATGAAGAAATTGTCGCCTAATGTCGTCGAAGAGCTTTCCAAAGCAACAGTTATCGTTGGGGCTCCGGCTTTTTACGCCGAGGTGTTAAAAATAGGAGTGGGGAAGTTGGGGGCTAAATTCGCCGTATCAGGCGGAGCCTACTTAGCCCCCGACTTAAGGGCGAGGTTTGAGGAAGTTACTGGCGTGAGGATTTTGCAAGTGTACGGCCTTACGGAGGGCTTGGTGCTCACCTTTGAGCCTCCCAGCGCGTACGGCAAGGGTTCCGTGGGGGCCCCGCTGCCGCTTGTGGAAATTAGGCTCTTAGAGGATGGAGAACTGGCGGTGAAGGCCCCTTGGGTTATGCGCGGTTATAAAGATCCGGAGGAGACTAAGAGGGCGTTTATAGATGGGTGGCTGAGGACTGGCGACATATTGGAGGAGAGAGAAGGCCTTTTATATTTCAAAGGGGTGAAGAAGCGCATGATAAAGTATAAAGGCTATCCCATTTTCCCGCGCGACTTAGAAGAAATCCTCAAGAGACATCCCGCAGTCTTGGAGGCTAAGGTCGTGGGCGAGCTGCATCCAGAATACGGCGAAGTGCCCGTGGCATATATAAAAGTAAAAGGGGAGGTCTCTGAGGAAAATCTTTTGAATTTTATAAATTCGCAAGTTGCTTTCTATAAAAGACTGAAGAAAATATATATAGAAAGAATATAA
- a CDS encoding CoA transferase, whose protein sequence is MEERRVIELAWHYPGPLAGRLLATWGFDVVKVEPPGGDPVKRLSPTLYQWLNEGKAVVYLDLRQEEDRERLFDLVKGARAVLSSFRRTTAKRLGISYEALKDANPNILYVAIVGYLKKDSPGHDINFAGLAGLIRDAPPIPQSVDVATGLLAAFIIAAAVAAGRRGYVEVSMEGVAYLLNLLNFALLKDTGDLPLSGKYPFYTTYECAGGRVALGAVEEKFWRRFCEMLGREDLINRMYDVSAVNEVKKEVIKRRCDDLIALAEKYDVPLTPVRDISEAGAVLPAIDILLGGVKGLRDRDS, encoded by the coding sequence ATGGAGGAGCGTAGAGTGATAGAGCTCGCCTGGCACTATCCAGGCCCTCTAGCCGGGAGATTGCTTGCAACCTGGGGTTTTGATGTTGTTAAAGTTGAGCCCCCGGGCGGAGATCCCGTTAAAAGACTTAGCCCAACGCTTTATCAGTGGCTTAACGAGGGCAAAGCTGTGGTATATCTAGATCTCCGGCAGGAGGAGGACAGGGAGAGGCTTTTCGACTTAGTAAAAGGGGCAAGGGCCGTGCTTTCAAGTTTTAGAAGGACGACGGCCAAGAGATTAGGCATATCGTATGAGGCTTTGAAAGACGCGAATCCGAATATATTGTACGTAGCTATTGTTGGGTATTTGAAAAAAGACTCCCCTGGCCACGACATTAATTTCGCAGGCCTGGCCGGACTGATACGCGACGCGCCGCCTATTCCGCAGAGCGTAGACGTAGCCACGGGATTATTAGCCGCGTTTATAATAGCGGCGGCGGTCGCCGCTGGACGCCGGGGATATGTGGAAGTCAGTATGGAGGGCGTTGCCTACTTGTTAAATCTGCTGAATTTCGCCTTATTAAAAGACACAGGCGATCTCCCCCTCTCGGGCAAATACCCCTTTTATACCACCTATGAGTGCGCCGGAGGCCGCGTTGCATTGGGCGCAGTGGAGGAAAAATTCTGGAGGCGTTTTTGCGAAATGCTTGGCCGTGAGGATCTCATAAACCGTATGTATGACGTCTCGGCAGTTAATGAGGTGAAAAAAGAAGTGATAAAACGGCGTTGTGACGACTTAATCGCTCTGGCAGAGAAATACGACGTTCCTCTTACTCCGGTGCGCGACATATCCGAGGCCGGTGCTGTGTTACCAGCTATCGATATCCTCCTAGGGGGAGTCAAGGGGCTGAGGGATCGGGATAGCTAG
- a CDS encoding acyl-CoA thioesterase, with product MPFEIKFHIYWSQTDAAGIVHFSEFFSIVEHAEEELYRAKGVLEVHGRMPRVEAYAVFKSPLRRGDVARVVLRPLELREKAVKYGFEIYNETTGLLSATGHIVAVCVENEGGRLKSTKCPSELIEAWRSVE from the coding sequence ATGCCCTTTGAAATCAAGTTCCATATATATTGGTCCCAGACAGACGCGGCAGGTATAGTCCACTTCTCGGAGTTCTTCTCCATTGTGGAACACGCCGAGGAGGAGCTGTATAGAGCCAAGGGAGTTCTGGAAGTGCACGGCAGAATGCCGAGGGTGGAGGCCTACGCCGTGTTTAAATCGCCGCTGAGGCGAGGCGACGTGGCCCGCGTAGTGTTGAGGCCTTTAGAGCTCAGGGAAAAGGCCGTTAAATACGGCTTTGAGATATACAACGAGACTACGGGCCTTCTATCGGCGACGGGCCATATAGTGGCGGTCTGTGTTGAAAACGAAGGCGGAAGGCTTAAATCAACTAAATGCCCGTCCGAGCTTATAGAGGCATGGAGGAGCGTAGAGTGA
- a CDS encoding thiolase domain-containing protein, producing the protein MVLAYLVAAGMSKIGKREEGSRELINEAFAEIEPLIDPKEIEAVYVGVQSETYEHQIMYGTLAAEVLGLLPKEAYRVEACAAAGALAFHNAVMAVKSGLVDVALAVGVEKMSAKSTEEVTDALMAASDLVDQLSGVTIPAHYAMIARRYMYQYGATEEDMCKVAVKNHKHALDNPKAHFRKQITVEECLNSRPIATPLKLLDSAPISDGAAVAVVASERVARKYTDTPIKILASTVATDTLSVSQREDMTWPYAVWEAAQRAYRQAKVEPSHIQVAEVHDAFTINEILMYEALGFSKRGSGYMLIREGQTYIGGKIAVNPSGGLKARGHPIGATGLAQIYELYLQLTGRAGSRNTGAELGLAVNEGGVNSAVVVHILKV; encoded by the coding sequence ATGGTTTTAGCCTACTTAGTAGCCGCAGGCATGAGCAAGATAGGGAAAAGAGAAGAAGGTTCCCGCGAGTTAATCAATGAGGCTTTTGCCGAAATCGAGCCTCTAATTGATCCAAAAGAAATAGAGGCAGTATACGTGGGCGTGCAGTCTGAAACCTATGAGCACCAAATTATGTACGGCACACTAGCGGCAGAGGTTTTAGGCTTACTACCCAAGGAGGCGTATAGAGTCGAGGCGTGTGCCGCCGCTGGGGCATTGGCGTTTCATAACGCGGTAATGGCTGTTAAGTCTGGCCTTGTGGACGTGGCGCTTGCAGTTGGTGTTGAAAAAATGTCAGCTAAATCTACAGAGGAGGTGACTGATGCCTTAATGGCCGCAAGCGATTTAGTAGATCAATTAAGCGGAGTCACAATACCAGCCCATTATGCAATGATTGCCAGGAGGTATATGTATCAATACGGAGCCACAGAGGAGGATATGTGTAAAGTAGCCGTAAAAAACCATAAACACGCATTGGACAATCCCAAGGCTCATTTTAGAAAGCAAATCACTGTCGAGGAATGTCTTAATAGTCGGCCAATTGCCACTCCTCTTAAGCTATTAGACTCGGCGCCTATTAGCGATGGCGCTGCAGTTGCCGTTGTAGCCTCCGAGAGAGTTGCTCGCAAATATACAGACACGCCGATTAAGATACTGGCCTCAACTGTGGCCACAGATACCCTAAGTGTTTCTCAGAGAGAAGACATGACGTGGCCGTATGCTGTGTGGGAGGCGGCTCAAAGGGCTTATAGACAAGCAAAAGTAGAGCCCTCTCATATACAAGTAGCTGAAGTACACGACGCCTTTACGATAAATGAAATTTTAATGTATGAGGCTTTGGGGTTTAGCAAGCGGGGCTCGGGATATATGCTGATACGAGAGGGGCAAACATATATAGGCGGAAAAATTGCGGTAAATCCCTCAGGCGGATTAAAGGCTAGGGGCCATCCCATAGGAGCTACAGGACTGGCCCAGATTTATGAATTATACTTACAATTAACCGGCAGGGCGGGTTCTAGAAACACCGGGGCAGAACTGGGCCTTGCAGTTAATGAGGGAGGAGTTAATTCAGCAGTAGTTGTACATATATTGAAAGTATGA
- a CDS encoding Zn-ribbon domain-containing OB-fold protein has product MTLLLFKALNENRLVGSICKKCGYAHFPPLEKCPKCRGENEIVDVSKHGVVLTYSEVYVSNGIFETPYTVAIAQFGAFKIPGRVVSKVNIGDPVQWEIIEIKRSPGRWYIFKRI; this is encoded by the coding sequence ATGACATTATTGTTATTTAAAGCATTAAATGAAAATAGATTAGTAGGCTCTATATGTAAAAAATGTGGGTATGCCCACTTCCCGCCGTTAGAAAAATGTCCAAAATGCCGCGGTGAAAATGAGATAGTTGATGTGTCAAAGCACGGCGTGGTTCTAACATATAGCGAGGTTTATGTCTCAAACGGAATCTTTGAAACTCCATACACTGTTGCCATTGCCCAATTCGGAGCTTTTAAAATACCGGGAAGAGTAGTATCAAAAGTTAATATTGGAGATCCTGTTCAATGGGAAATAATAGAAATAAAAAGAAGCCCTGGCCGTTGGTATATTTTCAAGAGGATATAA